Proteins from a genomic interval of Arachis hypogaea cultivar Tifrunner chromosome 10, arahy.Tifrunner.gnm2.J5K5, whole genome shotgun sequence:
- the LOC112715535 gene encoding peptidyl-prolyl cis-trans isomerase CYP40 produces the protein MGRRRCFLNISIGEELEGRIVVELFNDVVPKTAENFRALCTGDKGIAPNTGVPLHFKGSCFHRIIKGFMIQGGDISAGDGTGGESIYGLKFEDENFELKHERKGMLSMANSGPNTNGSQFFITTTRTSHLDGKHVVFGKVVKGMGVVRSIEHVTTGDDDRPTLDVKIVDCGEIPEGEDDGISNFFKDGDTYPDWPADLDESPNELEWWTESVNNIKTFGNDYYKKQDYKMAQKKYRKALRYLDICWEKDGIDEEKSSGLRKTKSQIFTNSSACKLKLGDLKGALLDTEFAVRDGENNAKALFRQGQAYMALHDIDAAVESFKKALTLEPNDAGIKKELAAARKKIADRRDKEKKAYSKMFQ, from the exons atgggaaGAAGAAGGTGCTTCTTGAACATAAGCATAGGTGAAGAGCTTGAAGGAAGGATAGTGGTTGAGCTCTTCAACGACGTCGTTCCCAAAACTGCTGAGAATTTCAGAGCTCTCTGCACCGGCGATAAGGGCATTGCTCCCAACACCGGAGTCCCCCTCCATTTCAAG GGGTCATGCTTTCATCGTATTATTAAGGGTTTTATGATCCAAGGAGGCGATATTTCTGCTGGAGATGGTACTGGAGGAGAATCTATATATGGACTGAAGTTTGaagatgaaaattttgaattgaagcaTGAAAGGAAAGGGATGCTATCAATGGCAAACTCTGGTCCAAATACGAATGGGTCTCAGTTCTTTATCACCACTACTCGAACTTCTCATCTAGATGGTAAGCATGTTGTATTTGGGAAAGTAGTTAAGGGAATGGGAGTGGTCCGTTCGATTGAGCATGTTACTACCGGGGATGATGACCGTCCCACTCTTGATGTGAAAATTGTGGATTGTGGAGAAATTCCTGAAGGAGAAGATGATGGAATCTCCAACTTTTTCAAAGATGGTGATACTTATCCTGATTGGCCGGCAGATCTTGATGAGAGTCCTAATGAACTTGAATGGTGGACGGAATCTGTTAACAACATTAAAACTTTTGGTAACGATTATTACAAG AAACAAGATTACAAAATGGCTCAAAAGAAGTATCGAAAGGCTTTGCGCTACCTAGATATTTGTTGGGAAAAAGACGGGATTGATGAAG AGAAAAGTTCAGGTTTGAGAAAGACGAAGTCTCAGATTTTTACAAACAGCTCT GCTTGTAAATTGAAATTAGGCGATCTCAAAGGAGCATTGTTGGATACCGAATTTGCAGTGCGTGATGGAGAGAATAATGCCAAAGCTTTGTTCCGCCAAGGTCAG GCATACATGGCACTCCATGACATTGATGCTGCCGTTGAAAGCTTTAAGAAGGCATTGACCTTGGAGCCAAACGATG CTGGAATAAAAAAGGAACTTGCTGCTGCgaggaagaag ATAGCTGATAGGCGCGATAAAGAGAAAAAGGCATATAGCAAGATGTTCCAATAA
- the LOC112717496 gene encoding uncharacterized protein — protein sequence MMSDIREGVDTTHEWLIPAYKKLLEKYWETDEKWKNIRKKARENRASLLGGSVHCGGSIPLSSTIERMKKQLDRTPTHEEVFKETHTLKSDKSKWVDKRSQDTHEKFIKKLAEVQAQHVEAQAQGMELPPIDEDLIWEEVCGGQKKNRVYGKGAFFSSSIKSRTTSANSVSGRASTNQNFVPDLREQIHNLNEELFQRVTQQTDERISKLLDTHLAPLEKTQKKLEKLERAIGKAKKEKLKQKRWNETYVSYYKKVRASSSSTTAPPPPPPPPPSISSDEDYDDDGDEDDTEDYS from the exons ATGATGTCGGATATCCGTGAGGGTGTGGATACAACCCACGAATGGCTAATTCCTGCTTACAAAAAGTTGTTGGAAAAGTACTGGGAAACGGATGAGAAATGGAAAAATATAAGGAAAAAAGCGAGGGAGAATCGAGCGTCACTCTTAGGTGGTTCTGTCCATTGCGGTGGTTCTATTCCACTGAGCTCAACTATAGAGAGGATG AAGAAGCAGTTAGACCGTACACCAACTCATGAGGAAGTCTTCAAGGAAACCCACACACTTAAAAGTGACAAGTCTAAATGGGTGGACAAACGCTCTCAAGACACTCAT GAGAAGTTTATAAAAAAGTTAGCAGAAGTTCAGGCCCAACATGTCGAGGCTCAAGCACAAGGAATGGAGCTACCACCAATTGATGAAGACTTAATTTGGGAGGAAGTGTGTGGTGGGCAAAAGAAGAATCGAGTTTACGGAAAAGGAGCATTCTTTTCTAGCTCTATTAAGTCTAGAACCACTTCTGCCAACTCTGTATCTGGAAGAGCATCTACAAATCAAAATTTTGTTCCTGATTTGCGAGAACAGATTCATAATCTCAATGAAGAGCTTTTTCAACGTGTTACTCAACAGACAGATGAGCGTATTAGTAAGTTGTTAGATACACACTTGGctcctttggaaaagactcaaaagaagttagaaaagttaGAACGGGCAATTGGAAAGGCCAAGAAGGAAAAGCTGAAACAGAAGAGATGGAATGAGACTTATGTTAGCTATTACAAGAAGGTTAGAGCGTCAAGTAGTTCCACTACTGctccaccgccaccgccaccgccgcCACCTTCAATCTCTTCGGATGAAGACTATGATGATGATGGGGATGAAGATGACACTGAGGACTATAGTTGA